The window ATGTGATTACGTGATTCTCGGTCACTCTGAGCGCCGGCAGATTTTTAGTGAAACGAACGAGACCGTCGGGAAAAAAGTGCGGGCGGCGTTGAAGCATGATCTCAAGCCGATCGTCTGTATCGGGGAAACACTGGAAGAGCGCGAAGCGAATCGGGTGGAAGAAGTTTTGGATCAACAGCTCTCGGGAGCGATAGAGAATTTGACTGGGCAAAATCAGATTGATGAAATCATTCTGGCGTATGAGCCGGTGTGGGCCATCGGGACTGGTGTTAATGCTACTCCGGACCAGGCTGTGGAAGCCCATCAATTTATCCGGGGATGGCTGGATAGCAACATCCAGGATGGCGCCGGACAACAGATGACGATCCTTTACGGTGGGAGCATGAAACCGGCAAACGCGCAATCGCTGCTGGAAAACTCCGATATCGACGGTGGATTGATCGGTGGAGCAAGCCTGGATGTCGAAAAATTCTCGGAATTAGTTTCAATAGCAACAGATCTCAGCTAGGAGGTATTTTTTGTACACCTTTTTAATAATTGTACACGTCTTTGTAGCCCTACTGTTGATTGTAGTTATCCTGATGCAATCCAGTAAGGGCGGTGGCCTTGCCGGCGCCTTTGGCGGCGGTGGTGGCGGTGGCGGACAGCAAGCGCTGTTCGGTGGTCGCGGTGCGGCCAGTTTTCTACAAAAGGTGACTGTTGGTCTCGCCGTTATTTTTATGTTATTGGCACTCGTCATTAATTTAATCGGTGATGATACCACGACGCAACAGAGCGTGGTACAGCAGGCAGCACAGCAGCAGGAATTAAGTCCGGGAACGTCGTTGCCAAAACCTTCCGGCACTGAAGGACAGCAGGGGCTTGCTCCCATGGAAACTCCCGGGAGTCAGGGTACACCAGTCCCGCAACAGACGCCCGGTAATGAAGGTTCTGAGTAGCAACCGGGTAAGAGCCGAAGTGGTGGAACTGGCAGACACGCTGTCTTGAGGGGGCAGTACCCTAACGGGTGTGCGGGTTCGAATCCCGCCTTCGGCACTGGACAATGATGGCACCATTTCCGTTGTGATAGACGGACAATCCTATTTTAATCAGCAGCAGTTATTTTTCTAGCAGCGCTTGGAAATATGGTGTATTGACTCAACCAAGGAGGTAGATGCATGAACAGGCTAGTAAAACGATATATAATTCAACCGGTTGTTCTGGTGGTGCTACTTGCACTCTGCGCAACGACGGGCTTTGCGCAGGAAGAGTCCACTCAGGTGCCGCCTGAGTTAATGAACCAGTCGGTTCAATCACTAATGGAAGAAGGGAACCGGCTTT is drawn from Candidatus Neomarinimicrobiota bacterium and contains these coding sequences:
- the tpiA gene encoding triose-phosphate isomerase; amino-acid sequence: MQRNKVIAGNWKMHKTVPESVEFVNNLKNKLLDDSPVDVILCAPFVSLFQMNETRAGSNIGLGAENMYWEESGAYTGEISPEMLVSTGCDYVILGHSERRQIFSETNETVGKKVRAALKHDLKPIVCIGETLEEREANRVEEVLDQQLSGAIENLTGQNQIDEIILAYEPVWAIGTGVNATPDQAVEAHQFIRGWLDSNIQDGAGQQMTILYGGSMKPANAQSLLENSDIDGGLIGGASLDVEKFSELVSIATDLS
- the secG gene encoding preprotein translocase subunit SecG is translated as MYTFLIIVHVFVALLLIVVILMQSSKGGGLAGAFGGGGGGGGQQALFGGRGAASFLQKVTVGLAVIFMLLALVINLIGDDTTTQQSVVQQAAQQQELSPGTSLPKPSGTEGQQGLAPMETPGSQGTPVPQQTPGNEGSE